A section of the Streptomyces sp. NBC_00178 genome encodes:
- a CDS encoding MHYT domain-containing protein, whose product MGHLDHATFGWLTPVLSYAMACIGAALGLRCTVRALGTSGRSRRNWLLTAASAIGTGIWTMHFVAMLGFGVTGTDIRYDVPLTLLSLLVAMLVVGAGVFTVGYGRDRPGPLLVGGLTTGLGVASMHYLGMAALRLHGTVVFDPLLVTVSVAIAVVAATAALWAALHIKSPGAVAIASLVMGAAVSSMHYTGMLAVGVRVAPSVSELPGATVMQFIFPLAVGLGSYLFLTSAFVALSPAAREQPPRTAGFDESVAERPTAAAP is encoded by the coding sequence ATGGGACACCTGGACCACGCCACCTTCGGCTGGCTGACCCCCGTGCTGTCGTACGCGATGGCATGCATCGGCGCCGCGCTCGGACTGCGCTGCACCGTGCGCGCACTCGGCACCAGCGGGCGCTCACGGCGGAACTGGCTGCTCACGGCGGCTTCCGCGATCGGCACGGGCATCTGGACGATGCACTTCGTCGCCATGCTCGGCTTCGGGGTCACCGGCACGGACATCCGGTACGACGTACCGCTCACCCTGCTCAGTCTGCTGGTCGCCATGCTCGTCGTGGGCGCCGGAGTCTTCACCGTGGGCTACGGCCGCGACCGGCCCGGCCCCCTCCTCGTCGGCGGGCTCACCACCGGACTCGGCGTCGCGAGCATGCACTACCTCGGCATGGCTGCACTCCGGCTCCACGGGACCGTCGTCTTCGACCCCCTGCTGGTGACGGTCTCCGTCGCCATCGCCGTCGTCGCGGCCACCGCGGCGCTCTGGGCGGCCCTCCACATCAAGTCGCCCGGAGCGGTGGCCATCGCGTCGCTGGTCATGGGAGCGGCGGTGAGCAGCATGCACTACACGGGCATGCTGGCGGTCGGCGTCCGCGTCGCCCCGTCGGTGTCGGAGCTCCCCGGAGCCACGGTCATGCAGTTCATCTTTCCTCTCGCGGTCGGCCTGGGGTCGTACCTCTTCCTCACCTCGGCGTTCGTCGCCCTCTCACCGGCTGCCCGCGAACAGCCGCCGCGCACCGCCGGCTTCGACGAGTCCGTCGCCGAACGGCCCACGGCGGCCGCCCCCTGA
- a CDS encoding sensor histidine kinase, whose protein sequence is MRTPRPTNPEPGPDTGRPATPPRGRRAHAGRPADEPPEPTAATGPGTTGASLRPRTVRAKIISLLMVPVVSLLALWGFATVTTAQDLARSREIQRMDSTVRVPVARVVGALQDERTAALRQLAAPGTGHAAALQQRAERTDAALGALSLGEGHTVADAGVLSSGAAARLTVFLDQVRQLSAVRTGVIDPTGRKEARAADAFTPYTETIAAGFGVAGALTGVQDAELGSETRVLLELARSEEMLAREEALVAQAGLTGTLGGEHLRLFTGSVATRRTLAEAAGADLPSAGRREWRKLSGQAAYRRMTAAEDAVLSAPPGRRAAKAVSAAAWERDASEVRSGMHAIATEAGGPPADGAGAFTRALSSPAGAAVLLGFLAVVASLAISVRIGRALVVELVGLRDGALDIARRKLPEAMRRLRAGEEIDVGAEAPRGRPSHDEIGQVGEALGTVHRAALDAAVERAELAGGISGVFVNLARRSQVLVHRQLALLDGMERRADDPGELGDLFRLDHLTTRMRRHAESLIILSGAAPGRAWRMPVPLTNVVRAAVSEIEDYARVEVRSLPAAAVKGAAVADLTHLLAELVENAAQFSPPHTKVRITGEPVGNGYALEVEDRGLGMGEELLEEANRRIEQSETLDLVDSDRLGLFVVSRLSARHHIKVQLRPSAYGGTTAVVLLPTALLQGGLPQGSAAGPADIGAERTTVARDDDGPRGTAPLRPHAEPSAFPAPVAVPALEPRAPSGPRTGPAPLTTPQRRVRAVDEDGELPRRVRQASLVPQLREQPGAEPGGTESPAGRSPEQARDRMTAYRDGWLRGGGAAPGSNHRDRTAGRPVSPFRQHTEGDER, encoded by the coding sequence ATGCGCACACCCCGCCCGACGAACCCGGAGCCGGGTCCGGACACCGGCCGGCCCGCGACACCGCCACGCGGACGGCGCGCACACGCCGGCCGGCCCGCGGACGAGCCCCCCGAGCCGACGGCGGCCACCGGGCCCGGGACGACGGGTGCTTCCCTGCGCCCCCGTACGGTTCGGGCCAAGATCATCTCCCTGCTCATGGTCCCGGTCGTGTCGCTCCTCGCCCTCTGGGGCTTCGCCACCGTCACCACCGCACAGGATCTGGCACGGTCCCGTGAGATCCAGCGCATGGACAGCACCGTGCGCGTTCCGGTCGCCAGGGTCGTCGGCGCCCTGCAGGACGAGCGCACCGCGGCGCTGCGGCAGCTGGCGGCCCCCGGTACCGGGCACGCGGCAGCGCTCCAGCAGCGCGCCGAGCGCACCGACGCCGCGCTGGGAGCGCTGAGTCTGGGAGAGGGGCACACCGTGGCCGACGCCGGAGTGCTGTCCTCCGGGGCCGCCGCCCGGCTCACCGTCTTCCTGGACCAGGTCCGGCAGTTGTCCGCGGTGCGTACCGGCGTCATCGACCCCACAGGCCGCAAGGAGGCCCGGGCAGCGGACGCCTTCACGCCGTACACCGAGACCATCGCCGCGGGCTTCGGCGTCGCCGGTGCCCTGACCGGGGTCCAGGACGCCGAACTCGGTTCGGAGACCCGTGTCCTGCTGGAACTCGCCCGCAGCGAGGAGATGCTCGCCCGCGAGGAAGCCCTGGTGGCGCAGGCCGGTCTGACCGGAACACTCGGCGGAGAGCACCTCCGCCTGTTCACCGGCTCGGTGGCGACACGCCGGACCCTGGCCGAGGCGGCGGGTGCCGACCTGCCGTCCGCCGGACGCCGGGAATGGCGAAAGCTGTCCGGGCAGGCCGCGTACCGGCGGATGACGGCGGCCGAGGACGCCGTCCTGAGTGCGCCTCCCGGCCGGCGCGCGGCGAAGGCGGTGTCGGCGGCCGCGTGGGAGCGCGACGCGTCCGAGGTGCGCAGCGGCATGCACGCCATCGCCACCGAGGCGGGCGGCCCACCCGCCGACGGGGCCGGCGCCTTCACGCGCGCCCTGTCGAGCCCGGCAGGTGCGGCCGTTCTCCTGGGGTTCCTCGCCGTCGTCGCCTCACTGGCCATCTCCGTACGGATCGGGCGCGCGCTCGTCGTCGAGCTCGTCGGCCTGCGGGACGGCGCGCTGGACATTGCGCGGCGCAAGCTGCCCGAGGCCATGCGGCGACTGCGGGCCGGTGAGGAGATCGACGTAGGGGCCGAAGCGCCGCGGGGCCGTCCGTCGCACGACGAGATCGGGCAGGTGGGTGAAGCCCTCGGGACCGTGCACCGTGCCGCCCTCGACGCCGCGGTGGAGCGAGCGGAGCTGGCCGGCGGGATCTCCGGGGTGTTCGTCAACCTGGCCCGCCGCAGTCAGGTCCTCGTGCACCGCCAACTCGCCCTCCTCGACGGCATGGAGCGCCGGGCCGACGACCCGGGGGAGCTCGGCGACCTCTTCCGTCTCGACCACCTGACGACCCGCATGAGGCGGCACGCCGAGAGCCTGATCATCCTGTCCGGGGCCGCCCCCGGGCGTGCCTGGCGGATGCCCGTACCCCTCACCAACGTGGTGCGCGCGGCCGTGTCGGAGATCGAGGACTACGCCCGCGTGGAGGTGCGCTCGCTGCCCGCGGCCGCGGTGAAGGGCGCGGCGGTGGCCGACCTCACCCACCTCCTCGCCGAACTCGTAGAGAACGCCGCCCAGTTCTCGCCGCCGCACACCAAGGTCCGGATCACCGGGGAGCCCGTAGGCAACGGATACGCCCTGGAGGTCGAGGACCGTGGGCTCGGCATGGGGGAGGAACTGCTCGAAGAGGCGAACCGGCGCATCGAGCAGTCCGAGACGCTCGATCTCGTCGACAGCGACCGGCTCGGCCTGTTCGTGGTCAGCAGGCTTTCGGCCCGTCATCACATCAAGGTCCAGCTGCGCCCGTCCGCATACGGGGGTACGACCGCCGTGGTCCTCCTGCCGACCGCGCTGCTCCAGGGCGGGCTGCCGCAGGGCTCGGCGGCGGGTCCCGCGGACATCGGGGCCGAGAGGACGACGGTGGCGAGGGACGACGACGGCCCCAGAGGCACGGCTCCTCTCCGGCCTCATGCGGAACCCTCCGCCTTTCCGGCCCCCGTCGCCGTTCCGGCCCTCGAACCCCGGGCGCCGTCCGGGCCGCGGACCGGCCCCGCTCCGCTGACCACGCCGCAGCGGCGGGTGCGCGCCGTCGACGAGGACGGCGAGCTCCCGCGACGCGTCCGGCAGGCCAGCCTCGTGCCCCAGCTGCGCGAGCAGCCCGGGGCCGAGCCCGGTGGGACCGAGTCCCCGGCCGGACGAAGTCCCGAACAGGCCCGCGATCGCATGACCGCCTACCGCGACGGCTGGCTCCGTGGTGGCGGTGCCGCACCCGGGAGCAACCACCGGGACCGCACGGCCGGAAGGCCCGTATCACCGTTCCGGCAGCACACCGAAGGAGACGAGAGATGA
- a CDS encoding roadblock/LC7 domain-containing protein — MIVNERPGRSSRRSGELDWLLDDLVARIAEIRHAVVLSGDGLAVGASQDLSREDAEHLAAVASGFHSLAKGAGRHFRAGGVRQTMVEMDEGYLFVVAAGDGSCLTVLGTAFADIGLVAYEMARLVKRVGEHLASPARLAGPPATG; from the coding sequence ATGATCGTGAACGAGAGGCCCGGAAGGTCCTCGCGCCGCTCCGGCGAACTCGACTGGCTGCTCGACGACCTCGTCGCGCGGATCGCGGAGATCCGGCACGCCGTCGTCCTGTCGGGTGACGGTCTGGCGGTCGGGGCGTCACAGGACCTGAGCCGTGAGGACGCCGAACACCTGGCGGCCGTCGCCTCGGGCTTCCACAGCCTCGCGAAGGGAGCCGGGCGGCACTTCCGTGCGGGCGGCGTCCGCCAGACCATGGTCGAGATGGACGAGGGCTATCTGTTCGTCGTGGCGGCGGGGGACGGTTCGTGCCTCACCGTGCTCGGCACCGCCTTCGCCGACATCGGCCTCGTGGCGTACGAGATGGCCCGCCTGGTCAAGCGGGTCGGCGAGCACCTCGCCAGCCCGGCGCGGCTCGCCGGCCCCCCGGCCACGGGCTGA
- a CDS encoding DUF742 domain-containing protein: MVRPYAVTGGRTEPGPSGVRFDLIALVVADGSGAVRGDSLLGPEHRALLVLCHEETQSVAELSAVADLPVGVVRVLLGDLLEAGCVRISRPVPPAQLPDERILREVIDGLRAL; the protein is encoded by the coding sequence CTGGTGCGGCCCTACGCGGTCACCGGAGGACGGACCGAGCCGGGTCCCAGCGGGGTGCGTTTCGACCTGATAGCCCTGGTGGTGGCGGACGGTTCGGGTGCGGTCCGGGGGGACTCGCTCCTCGGCCCCGAACACCGGGCCCTGCTGGTGCTGTGTCACGAGGAGACCCAGTCGGTGGCGGAACTCTCCGCCGTCGCCGACCTCCCCGTGGGCGTGGTGCGCGTGCTCCTCGGTGATCTGCTCGAAGCCGGGTGCGTGCGGATCAGCAGGCCCGTGCCGCCCGCGCAGTTGCCCGACGAGCGCATCCTGCGTGAGGTGATCGACGGCCTCAGGGCGCTGTGA
- a CDS encoding GTP-binding protein, translated as MASEHVDSTVGEEAGDSTALALKILVAGGFGVGKTTLVGAVSEIRPLRTEELLSEAGQSVDDTDGVDRKTTTTVAMDFGRITIRSGLSLYLFGTPGQDRFWFLWDELSQGALGAVVLADTRRLEDCFPAVDYFEHRRIPFVVAVNCFTGARTYGEEDIARALDLDRGTPVVLCDARDRDSGKEVLIRMVEYAGRVHTARLLESVGQGSGPE; from the coding sequence ATGGCCTCCGAGCACGTGGACAGCACGGTGGGGGAAGAAGCCGGGGACTCCACAGCCCTCGCCCTCAAGATATTGGTCGCCGGCGGATTCGGCGTCGGCAAGACCACCCTGGTCGGTGCGGTCAGCGAGATCCGGCCGCTGCGGACCGAGGAACTCCTCAGCGAGGCAGGACAGTCCGTCGACGACACCGACGGGGTCGACCGGAAGACCACCACGACCGTCGCCATGGACTTCGGACGGATCACCATCCGCTCCGGCCTGTCCCTGTACCTGTTCGGCACCCCCGGGCAGGACAGGTTCTGGTTCCTCTGGGACGAACTGTCGCAGGGTGCCCTCGGGGCCGTCGTCCTCGCCGACACACGGAGGCTCGAGGACTGCTTCCCGGCCGTCGACTACTTCGAGCACCGCCGCATCCCCTTCGTGGTCGCCGTCAACTGCTTCACCGGAGCCCGGACCTACGGCGAGGAGGACATCGCGCGTGCCCTCGACCTCGACCGGGGCACCCCCGTGGTCCTGTGCGACGCCCGCGACCGCGACTCCGGCAAGGAGGTGCTGATCCGCATGGTCGAGTATGCCGGCCGTGTGCACACCGCCCGGCTGCTCGAATCGGTCGGGCAGGGGTCCGGGCCGGAGTGA
- a CDS encoding roadblock/LC7 domain-containing protein, whose amino-acid sequence MALDRGLDWLLDELTSRVEHIEHALVLSNDGLVTGASTSLAREDAEHLAAVSSGLQSLARGSGRHFGAGRARQTMVEFDEAMLFVTAAGDGSCLCVLSAADADVGQVAYEMTLMVNRVGEHLGVTTRHETESMHRF is encoded by the coding sequence ATGGCGCTGGACCGGGGACTCGACTGGCTTCTCGACGAGCTCACCAGCCGGGTGGAGCACATAGAACACGCCCTCGTGCTGTCCAACGACGGGCTGGTGACCGGGGCCAGCACCAGTCTCGCGCGCGAGGACGCGGAGCACCTGGCGGCGGTCTCGTCCGGCCTGCAGAGTCTGGCCAGAGGCTCGGGACGCCACTTCGGAGCGGGAAGAGCCCGCCAGACCATGGTGGAGTTCGACGAGGCGATGCTCTTCGTCACGGCGGCGGGGGACGGCAGTTGCCTGTGCGTGCTGAGCGCGGCGGATGCCGACGTCGGTCAGGTGGCCTACGAGATGACGTTGATGGTCAACCGGGTGGGCGAGCACCTCGGTGTGACGACACGACATGAGACCGAGAGCATGCACCGCTTCTGA
- a CDS encoding DUF6397 family protein, producing the protein MTVSEDARGGTADGAQPTWVPAARAAQELALRRGEFDLAVHLGLIATGQVTGGGRPRVCVQEIERLRAQPGFPAALREKVRTVGTAEGASLLGITQVRFTGLARIGCVSPVAFYLNRYRAVVWVYLVGELVAFAAQEPGLLVGRIPAGMRAILDSGTDRRARNWRTRRIDRLLKQTRDPWVRAALEASALDPVQLAEVVDDPYERAYLTRMQHASAFGQPGSVSGREVMARLTLADDPDEILWRRVNLTLELDRARDVRPAPRPGEDSCRDADQRSRRQRDRVRTSSGHDVDLLNPVKGSYTTAAGRGTRPSKAIVGSAARNNHRPSSGPWSRTEDPRPDRVGERRAVKSVKRFACRRPCGHLGTHVDQRSHRRGLARHLAVLQ; encoded by the coding sequence ATGACCGTTTCGGAAGACGCTCGCGGCGGCACCGCGGACGGTGCGCAGCCGACATGGGTGCCGGCGGCACGGGCGGCACAGGAACTGGCTCTCAGACGGGGCGAATTCGATCTCGCCGTCCATCTGGGACTGATCGCCACCGGGCAGGTCACCGGTGGCGGGCGGCCGCGGGTCTGTGTGCAGGAGATCGAGCGCCTCCGCGCACAGCCGGGATTTCCCGCCGCATTGCGGGAGAAGGTGCGGACAGTGGGCACGGCGGAGGGTGCGTCGCTGCTCGGAATCACTCAGGTCCGGTTCACCGGGCTCGCGCGCATCGGGTGCGTCTCGCCCGTGGCCTTCTACCTGAACCGCTACCGCGCGGTGGTCTGGGTCTATCTCGTCGGGGAGCTCGTGGCGTTCGCCGCGCAGGAGCCGGGTCTCCTCGTGGGAAGGATCCCGGCGGGGATGCGGGCCATACTCGACTCGGGCACCGACCGGCGTGCGCGCAACTGGCGCACACGCAGGATCGACAGGCTTCTCAAGCAGACCCGCGACCCCTGGGTCCGGGCGGCGCTGGAGGCGTCCGCTCTGGACCCGGTGCAGCTCGCCGAGGTGGTCGACGACCCCTACGAGCGTGCCTACCTAACCCGCATGCAGCACGCATCCGCTTTCGGGCAGCCTGGTTCCGTTTCAGGCAGGGAGGTCATGGCGCGGTTGACGCTCGCCGACGATCCGGACGAGATCCTCTGGCGCCGCGTCAATCTGACGCTGGAGCTCGACCGGGCCCGGGACGTCCGGCCGGCGCCTCGCCCGGGTGAGGACTCGTGCCGCGACGCCGACCAGCGGTCTCGACGGCAGCGCGACCGCGTGCGGACGAGTTCAGGGCACGACGTCGATCTGCTGAACCCGGTGAAGGGGTCGTACACCACCGCGGCGGGCCGGGGCACCCGTCCCTCGAAGGCCATCGTGGGATCCGCCGCGAGGAACAACCACCGCCCCTCTTCCGGGCCCTGGTCGCGGACGGAGGATCCTCGCCCGGATCGGGTGGGGGAGCGCCGTGCGGTGAAGAGCGTTAAAAGGTTTGCCTGCCGACGCCCGTGCGGGCATCTTGGCACGCATGTTGATCAGAGAAGCCACCGACGAGGACTGGCCCGCCATCTGGCCGTTCTTCAGTGA
- a CDS encoding GNAT family N-acetyltransferase: protein MLIREATDEDWPAIWPFFSDIVAAGETFTFPLELAAEQAKDEASGWWLLAEPARTVVAVDDSGTVLGTAKMNRNHMGNGSHIASASYMVAPEHSGKGVGRALCTYTVDWARAAGYRAMQFNAVVETNVHAVRLYRSLGFEVIGTLPEGFNHPQQGYVGLHIMHKAL, encoded by the coding sequence ATGTTGATCAGAGAAGCCACCGACGAGGACTGGCCCGCCATCTGGCCGTTCTTCAGTGACATCGTCGCCGCGGGCGAGACGTTCACCTTTCCGCTCGAACTGGCCGCGGAGCAGGCCAAGGACGAGGCCAGCGGGTGGTGGCTCCTGGCGGAGCCGGCCCGTACGGTCGTCGCGGTCGATGACAGCGGGACGGTCCTCGGTACGGCCAAGATGAACCGGAACCACATGGGGAACGGTTCGCACATCGCCAGCGCCAGCTACATGGTCGCCCCCGAACACTCCGGCAAGGGCGTGGGCCGGGCGCTCTGCACGTACACGGTGGACTGGGCCCGCGCGGCGGGCTACCGGGCGATGCAGTTCAACGCCGTGGTGGAGACGAACGTCCACGCGGTACGTCTCTACCGTTCCCTGGGTTTCGAGGTCATCGGAACCCTTCCCGAAGGATTCAACCATCCTCAGCAGGGGTACGTGGGACTCCACATCATGCACAAGGCGCTCTGA
- a CDS encoding LAETG motif-containing sortase-dependent surface protein, translating to MTIPRRSLRGAGVVAAAAVVGLAGGVLSAAPAAAHTPTWAVTCSEVTLNLTAYSDKVTNEVTVSVVDGKELLATTKFGRSFSTDAPLQLPAHDKELTVRLVVKAGDNDKYSVDETKQAPVCEGTTPSPTPTESAPTEPPATEPSASETPEPSATPSETATEAAPAPAESSSTAPDLAETGSSSATPVIGGAALAVLLAGGGILWSVRKRRTAQN from the coding sequence ATGACCATACCCAGGAGATCGTTGCGGGGCGCGGGAGTAGTCGCGGCCGCTGCGGTTGTCGGCCTGGCAGGTGGAGTCCTCTCCGCCGCACCGGCCGCAGCACACACCCCCACCTGGGCCGTGACCTGCTCCGAGGTGACGCTCAACCTGACCGCCTACTCGGACAAGGTCACCAACGAGGTGACCGTTTCCGTGGTGGACGGCAAGGAGCTGCTCGCGACGACCAAGTTCGGCCGTAGCTTCAGCACCGACGCTCCGCTGCAGCTTCCCGCGCACGACAAGGAGCTGACTGTCCGCCTGGTCGTCAAGGCCGGCGACAACGACAAGTACTCGGTCGACGAGACGAAGCAGGCCCCCGTCTGCGAGGGCACCACCCCGTCGCCGACGCCGACCGAGAGCGCGCCCACCGAGCCGCCGGCCACCGAGCCGTCGGCCAGCGAGACGCCCGAGCCGAGCGCCACGCCGAGTGAGACCGCCACTGAGGCCGCGCCGGCCCCGGCCGAGTCCAGCAGCACCGCGCCGGACCTGGCCGAGACCGGTTCGTCGTCCGCCACGCCCGTCATCGGTGGAGCCGCTCTCGCGGTTCTGCTCGCCGGCGGTGGCATCCTGTGGTCCGTCCGCAAGCGCCGCACCGCGCAGAACTGA
- a CDS encoding SpoIIE family protein phosphatase: MTDSSRRADDSTSRLRFDGRHAGETGTEERLALNRTGSFEWDLDARTLDIDDSGLLVFGLDPATFDARPSTVIERLDATERARLDLAIEEAITGGSGSYSIHFQVPLEDGTLQWTHVQARILRDEDGRAHRVIGVVRDATAEITHSAFVLDLEKRRRRQTNIVESTTTALSRAVTVDDVTAALTGPGGLVGIGADGLALGLVDNSALRIIALSGDSVEVLEGLGSGQLDATLPLGDTILSGRPRFITSLASLIQRYPVLRPHVGQLNFRAAAYLPLVAQARPLGGLALFYRDRTVFSQDERILCLGLAAIVAQSLQRAILFDEEREFATGLQSAMLPRRIQEIEGGEIAVRYHAAWSGREVGGDWYDVITLPRNRYGVVVGDVQGHDTHAAAIMGQLRIALRAYAAEGHPPATVLARASRFLSELDTDRFATCTYAQVDLATGAVRVARAGHFGPLIRHTDGRVGVPQVRGGLPLGISSEFWDEEFPETRLDLVPGETFVLYTDGLVEEPGADVDSGIAALIHEVSEGPDGAEALADHLSDRLWERWGSGDDVALLVLRRSPDLGSPRAPRLHQYIHQADPEGLSEARSIVRQALADWGLAVLADDAVLVTGELLVNVLLHTEGGAVLTLEVLPEPVRRIRLSVQDRSSVWPRRRAPGETSTTGRGLLLLDAVAERWGIEPRGEGKAVWCEIGQQPEF; this comes from the coding sequence ATGACCGACTCTTCACGGCGAGCAGACGACTCCACGTCGCGGCTCCGCTTCGACGGGCGCCACGCCGGCGAGACGGGGACCGAGGAGCGTCTGGCCCTGAACCGTACGGGCAGCTTCGAATGGGACCTGGACGCCAGGACGCTGGACATCGACGACTCGGGCCTCCTGGTCTTCGGCCTCGACCCCGCGACGTTCGACGCGCGCCCTTCGACGGTGATCGAGCGGCTGGACGCCACGGAACGAGCCCGTCTCGACCTCGCCATCGAGGAGGCCATCACCGGCGGGAGCGGTTCCTACAGCATCCACTTCCAGGTGCCGCTCGAGGACGGGACCCTCCAGTGGACGCATGTGCAGGCGCGGATTCTTCGGGACGAGGACGGCCGGGCCCACCGCGTCATCGGCGTGGTGCGGGACGCGACGGCCGAGATCACCCATTCGGCCTTCGTGCTGGATCTCGAGAAGCGGCGCAGGCGCCAGACCAACATCGTCGAGAGCACCACCACCGCCCTGTCACGCGCGGTCACCGTGGACGACGTCACCGCCGCGCTCACCGGCCCGGGCGGCCTGGTGGGGATCGGTGCGGACGGGCTGGCCCTGGGCCTGGTGGACAACTCCGCGCTCCGGATCATCGCGCTGAGCGGAGACTCGGTCGAGGTGTTGGAGGGGCTGGGCTCGGGGCAGCTGGACGCCACGCTCCCCCTCGGCGACACGATTCTCAGCGGACGCCCCCGGTTCATCACGTCGCTCGCTTCGCTGATCCAGCGCTACCCGGTGCTCCGGCCGCACGTCGGTCAACTGAACTTCCGCGCCGCCGCCTACCTCCCCCTGGTCGCCCAGGCGCGCCCCCTGGGCGGCCTCGCCCTCTTCTACCGGGATCGCACGGTGTTCAGCCAGGACGAACGCATCCTCTGCCTGGGCCTGGCCGCCATCGTCGCCCAGTCACTGCAGAGGGCCATCCTCTTCGACGAGGAACGTGAATTCGCGACCGGTCTCCAGTCGGCCATGCTTCCGCGCCGCATCCAGGAGATCGAGGGCGGGGAGATCGCGGTGCGCTACCACGCGGCGTGGAGCGGACGCGAGGTCGGAGGCGACTGGTACGACGTGATCACTCTCCCCAGGAACCGGTACGGCGTCGTGGTGGGTGACGTCCAGGGCCACGACACGCACGCCGCCGCGATCATGGGCCAGCTGCGCATCGCGCTGCGTGCGTACGCGGCCGAGGGGCATCCCCCGGCGACCGTGCTGGCGCGGGCCTCGCGGTTCCTCTCCGAGCTGGACACCGACCGGTTCGCCACCTGCACGTACGCCCAGGTGGACCTCGCGACGGGCGCGGTGCGCGTGGCTCGCGCGGGCCACTTCGGGCCGCTCATCAGACACACCGACGGGAGAGTGGGCGTCCCGCAGGTACGCGGAGGGCTGCCCCTCGGCATCTCGTCGGAGTTCTGGGACGAGGAGTTCCCGGAGACGCGCCTCGACCTGGTGCCGGGCGAGACCTTCGTCCTCTACACGGACGGGCTTGTGGAGGAACCCGGTGCTGATGTGGATTCAGGCATCGCGGCACTGATCCACGAGGTGAGTGAGGGACCCGACGGCGCCGAGGCGCTGGCCGACCATCTGTCGGACCGGTTGTGGGAACGCTGGGGCTCCGGGGACGACGTGGCTCTGCTGGTCCTGAGGCGCAGCCCCGACCTGGGATCCCCACGGGCCCCGCGGCTTCATCAGTACATCCACCAGGCTGATCCCGAGGGACTCTCGGAGGCCCGGTCCATCGTGCGCCAGGCGCTGGCGGACTGGGGGCTCGCGGTGCTCGCGGACGACGCGGTGCTGGTCACCGGCGAGTTGCTGGTCAACGTCCTGCTGCACACGGAGGGCGGGGCGGTGCTCACGCTGGAGGTCCTTCCCGAGCCGGTGCGGCGGATCAGGCTGTCGGTCCAGGACCGCTCGAGCGTATGGCCGCGGCGCCGCGCTCCTGGAGAGACCTCGACCACGGGGCGCGGTCTGCTGCTCCTCGACGCGGTGGCCGAGCGCTGGGGCATCGAACCTCGCGGGGAGGGCAAGGCCGTCTGGTGCGAGATCGGTCAGCAGCCGGAATTCTGA
- a CDS encoding enoyl-CoA hydratase/isomerase family protein, with protein sequence MNDDEPVLLHTEGRVRHITLNRPRALNALTHTMVRHIDDALSGAADDDAVVAVVIRGAGDRGLCAGGDIRSIYEDARAGRRASVDFWRDEYRLNARIARFPKPYVALMDGIVMGGGVGVSAHGGVRVVTERSRVAMPETGIGFVPDVGGTYLLSRAPGELGTHLALTGRAVGAADALLCGLADHFVPSHGLAGVTEALSRCGTPDEVTEAVHRHATDAPEGELATQREWIDDCYAADTVEEIIDRLTDCGLPAAKEAAGILHTVSPTALKVTLAAVRRAKRLNSLEAALDQEFRVSCRAFAGPDLVEGVRARIVDKDRSPRWNPAALGDVTEDDVAAHFEPLGDQELGLSAP encoded by the coding sequence ATGAACGACGACGAGCCAGTCCTGCTGCACACCGAGGGCCGCGTACGGCACATCACCCTCAACCGCCCCCGCGCACTGAACGCGCTCACCCACACCATGGTGCGCCACATCGACGACGCGCTCAGCGGCGCGGCCGACGACGACGCGGTCGTCGCCGTCGTCATCAGGGGCGCCGGTGACCGCGGCCTCTGCGCGGGCGGTGACATCCGGTCGATCTACGAGGACGCCCGCGCGGGTCGTCGCGCCTCCGTGGACTTCTGGCGGGACGAGTACCGGCTCAACGCGCGGATCGCCCGGTTCCCGAAGCCGTACGTCGCCCTCATGGACGGGATCGTGATGGGGGGCGGGGTCGGGGTGTCGGCGCACGGCGGCGTACGCGTCGTCACCGAGCGCTCACGTGTCGCCATGCCGGAGACCGGCATCGGATTCGTCCCGGATGTAGGCGGCACCTACCTGCTGTCCCGGGCTCCGGGCGAGCTGGGCACGCACCTGGCGCTCACCGGGCGTGCCGTGGGCGCGGCCGACGCCCTCCTGTGCGGGCTGGCGGACCACTTCGTCCCGTCGCACGGGCTCGCCGGCGTCACCGAGGCGCTTTCGCGGTGCGGCACACCCGACGAGGTCACGGAAGCGGTCCACCGGCATGCCACGGATGCACCGGAGGGGGAGCTGGCGACCCAGCGCGAGTGGATCGACGACTGCTACGCGGCGGACACGGTGGAGGAGATCATCGACCGGCTGACGGACTGCGGACTGCCCGCGGCCAAGGAGGCCGCCGGAATCCTGCACACCGTGTCGCCCACGGCTCTCAAGGTGACCCTGGCCGCCGTGCGCCGGGCGAAGCGCCTGAACAGCCTCGAAGCCGCTCTCGACCAGGAGTTCCGTGTCTCCTGCCGGGCGTTCGCGGGACCCGACCTGGTGGAGGGCGTTCGGGCCCGGATCGTCGACAAGGACCGCAGTCCGCGGTGGAACCCCGCAGCCCTCGGAGACGTCACCGAGGACGACGTGGCCGCCCACTTCGAGCCGCTGGGCGACCAGGAACTCGGCCTGTCCGCACCCTGA